The sequence CGCGCGGGTCAGCGCGATGGAGTCCGGCCGGGTCGAGGCCATCGAGGACGTGCCGTACATCGACATGGCCGGCCTGAAGCGCAAGTCGACCGTCGAGTCGGCCTCGTCCTTCGGCAACCTCTTCCTGATGTTCAACTGCCGGAAGAAGCCGTTCGACGACCCGCGGGTGCGCCAGGCCCTGCACTACGCGCTGGACACCGAGAAGATCATCGCCACCGCGATGTCCGGCCAGGCCACCCCGGCCAGCGGCTACCTCCAGCCCAGCCACCCCGACTACGTCAAGGCCAGTACCGTCTACGGCCACGACCCGGCCAAGGCCAAGGCGCTGCTGAAGGCCGCCGGCGTCAGCGGCCTGAAGGTCACCGTGCTGACCACCGACACCTCCTGGGTGCAGGACATCGCGCCGCTGGTGAAGGAGAGTTGGGACTCGGCCGGCATCAAGACCACCCTGAGCATCGGTCAGTCCTCGGCCCAGTACGCGAAGATCGACACGGGCGACTACGACCTGCTGGTCGCGCCCGGCGACCCGTCGGTGTTCGGCAACGACGTCGACCTGCTCATGCGCTGGTTCTACGTCGGCACCTGGCCCGAGACCCGCTACCACTGGTCGGGCACCGCCAAGGGCAAGCAGGTCGTCTCGCTGCTGGACCAGGCCGCCCGCAGCGACGACGCGAAGGCGCGCGCCGCCCTGTGGTCCCAGGTCACCGACATCGTCGCCGACCAGGTGCCGCTCTACCCGATCCTGCACCGCAAGCTGCCCACCGCGTGGAACGGGCACGCCCTGACCGGGTTCAGCCCCGTGCCGACCACGGGCCTGTCGTTCCTCGGTGTGTCCCCGGCCTGAACCGCCGGGCCGGCGCCTGTCCCGCCAGTCGCCGGCCCGCACCACCAGTCGTCCAGGACCTACCGCTAGGAACACCCGATGTTCGCTTTCCTCCGGCTCGCGCTGCGCCGCGTGGCGATCATGCCGGCGATGATCCTCGGCATCACCCTGCTGGTCTTCGTCGTGCTCCAGTTCTCTCCCGCGGACCCCGCCTACAACGCGCTGGGGGAGAACTCGACCGCCGCGGCCCGCGCGGCGTTCGCCCAGGCGAACGGGCTCAACGACCCGCTGCCCGTCCGTTACTACCACTTCATCGTGCAACTGCTGCACGGCAACCTCGGCGTGACGGTGCCGCCGAGCCAGCCGGTCGCGCACCGCATCGCCGTCGCGTTCCCGCTCACCTTGCAACTGACGCTGCTGGGGCTGCTGATCGCGATCGTGCTCGCGGTCCTGCTCGGCGTGATCGGCGCGGTGTACCGGGACCGCTGGCCCGACCACGTCTTCCGCGTGGTGTCGATGGCCGGTGTCGCGGTGCCCTCCTTCTGGCTGGGCGTGCTGCTGATCCAGCGGTTCGCCCTGGACAGTTCGTGGTTCCCGACCGGCGGATACGTCAACCCGGGCGACTCCTTCACCGGCTGGCTGCGCTGCATGACGCTGCCGTCGATCTCGCTCGCGGTCCCGGTCGCGGCCTCGCTGGCCCGGCTCATCCGCACCTCGATGGTCACCGAACTCGACCGCGACTACGTGCGCACGGCCACCGGCAACGGCCTGCCACCGACGCTGGTCATCCGCTCCGTGCTGCGCAACGCACTGGTCACGCCGCTCACCGTGCTGGGCGTCAAGGTCGGCTACCTGCTCAGCGGCGCGGTCGTGATCGAGACGATCTTCGACCTTCCGGGCATGGGCAAGCTCATCCTGGAGGGCGTCACCGGTGGCGACGTCGCCCTGGTGCAGGGCACCGTCCTGACGATCGCGCTCGCCTTCCTGGTCGTCAACGTCGTCGTCGACCTGCTCTACCTGCTGGTCAACCCGCGCATCAGGACGGTGTGAGATGTTCCTGTTCACTGGCCCCCAACGCATCGTGGCCAAACTCTCCCGCCCGGGCATCCGCTTCCGCGCGCTGCCCCTGGCCTCGCGGATCTCGCTGGTCGTCCTGCTCGTCGTGGCGCTCGCCGCGGTGTTCGCGTCCTTCATCGCGGACAACCCGCTGACCACCGGCATCCCGGTCCAGGCGCCGAGCGTCCACCACTGGTTCGGCACCGACCGGGTCGGCCGCGACATCTTCGCCCGGGTCGTCTACGGCTCCCGCTACTCCCTGGTCATCGGCCTGGGCTCGACGGCGGTGGCCGTCGTGGTCGGCGCGATCCTCGGCTCGCTGGCCGCCACCTCGCCCAAGTGGGGCGACGAGACGGTCATGCGGGTGCTGGACGTCGTCATGTCCTTCCCGCCGATCGCGCTGGCCGCGGTGCTGGTCACCGTCTTCGGCTCCAGCGTGCCGGTCCTGATCTTCACCATCGCGTTCGTCTACGTGCCCTCGCTCGCCCGGGTGGTGCGCGCCAACGTGCTCGCGCAGTACGGCGAGGACTACGTCGCCGCGGAGAAGGTCATCGGCGCCCGGCGCGCGTACATCGTGCTGCGGCACGTGGCCGTCAACTGCGCCGCGCCCGTCATGGTGTTCGCCACGGTCCTGGTCGCCGAGGCGATCATCTTCGAGGCGAGCCTCTCCTTCATCGGCGCCGGTGTGCAGGACCCCGAGCCGAGTTGGGGCAACGTGCTCTCCTACGGCCGGCAGATCCTGCTCTCCGGCGGCTGGTGGGCCACGTTCTTCCCCGGGCTGGTGCTGCTGATCACCGTGCTGGCGCTGAACATCCTGTCCGAGGGGCTGACCGACGCGTCCGCGTCGCCGGGCGCCGCACGGGTGGAGCCGGTGGCGACGGCGGTGGCTGCGGGGGGCGACGCGTCGCAGGCATCGGTGGAGGTGTCGGCGGAGCCGGTGGGGTCCGTGGCGGGTGCGGCGGGTGCGGCGGGTGCGGCGGGCGGGCCGGCGAAGGGCGGGGTGTCCGAGTCGGGCACCGCACCCGCGGCGAAGGGCGGGGCGTACGACGACCGTGCCGACGTCGAGCGCAGCCTCGTCCTGCTCGCCGAACGCATGACCGCCCATCCGCCGGTGATCCGGCCGGTCCCGGCCGACGCCCCCGACCTGCTGACCGTCCGAGACCTGTCGATCCGCTTCCCCGACCGCTACGGCGACGTCCCCGTCGTCGACGGCATCTCGCTGACCGTCCGCGAGGGCGAGACCCTCGGCCTGGTGGGGGAGTCCGGCTGCGGCAAGAGCATCACCAGCCTCGCCGTGATGGGCCTGCTGGCCCGCAACGCCGAGGCGAGCGGAACCATCGAGTACCGCGGCCAGGACCTGCTCGGCCTCGCCCCCCGGCAGCGCCGCGCGCTCGCCGGCAGCGAGATCGCGATGGTGTACCAGGACGCCATGTCCTCGCTCAACCCGTCGGTGCTGGTCGGCCGCCAGTTGCGCCAGCTCACCTCGCGCGGCGGCACCCGTACTCCGGCCGAACTCCTCGAACTGGTCGGGCTGTCCCCCGAGCGCACCCTGCGCAGCTACCCGCACGAGCTGTCCGGCGGACAGCGCCAGCGGGTGCTGATCGCGATGGCGCTGTCCCGCAGCCCCCGGCTGCTCATCGCCGACGAGCCGACCACCGCGCTCGACGTGACCGTGCAGGCCCAGATCGTCGAACTGCTGGTCCGGCTCAGGGACGAGCTCGGCTTCGCGATGATCCTGGTCTCCCACGACCTGGCCCTGGTCAGCGGGCTCGCCCACCGGGTCGCGGTGATGTACGCGGGGCAGGTCGCCGAGACCGGCGACACCCGCGCGCTGCTCACCGACCCCGCCCACCACTACACCCGCGGGCTGCTCGGCTCGGTCACCTCGCTGGAGTCGGGCGCGGCCCGGCTGCACCAGGTGCACGGTGTGGTCCCGGCGCCGCAGTACTTCGGCGCCGGCTGCCGGTTCGCGTCCCGCTGCGAGGCGGCGACGGAACTGTGCCGCACCCAGGCGCCCGGGCTCGGCGGACGGCCTGGCGCGGACGAGGAACCCGGCGGCGAGGCGGGACGGCACGGCTTCGCCTGCCACCACCCGGCGGAACCCGTACTGCTGCAAAGGAGCGGACGATGATCCGGCTCGAAGACGTCCACGTCCGGCACCGGGCCCGGGGCGGCGGCCTGTTCAAGCACGACGCCGTGCACGCGCTCACCGCAGCCGAACTGACCGTGGAGCGCGGTGAGATCGTCGGCCTGGTCGGCGAGTCCGGCTGCGGGAAGTCCACGCTGGCCCGCGTCCTGATCGGACTGCAGCGGCCCACCGAGGGCCGGGTGCTCTTCCGCGGCGAGGACCTGTGGGACATGCCCGCCGCCCGGCGGCGCACCGAGTTCGGATCGTCGGTCGGGGTGGTCTTCCAGGACGCCTCGACCGCGCTGAACCCGCGCATGCCGGTGGGCCGCATCCTGCGCGACCCGCTGGACGTGCACCGGCGCGGCACGGTACGCGACAGGGAGCGCCGGGTCGTCGAACTCCTCGACCTGGTCGGGCTGCCCAGCCACACCCTGCACGCGTTGCCCGGTCGGCTCTCCGGCGGGCAGCGCCAGCGCGTGGCCATCGCCAGGGCACTGGCCCTGGGCCCCGAGCTGATCGTCGCCGACGAACCGACCAGCGCCTTGGACGTGTCCGTACGTGCCCAGGTGCTCAACCTGCTGATGGACCTGCGCGCCGAACTCGGCCTCGGCATGGTCTTCATCTCGCACGACATCCAGACCGTCCGGCACCTGTCCGACCGGCTGGCCGTGCTCTACCTCGGCCGCATCGTCGAGGAGGGCCCGGCGGAGCAGGTCTCCAAGAAACCGGCCCACCCGTACACCGAGTCGCTCTTCTCCGCCACGCCCAGCCTGCTGGAGACCACCGAGCGGATCGTGCTGAACGGTCCCGTCCCCTCCGCCACCCGCCCGCCGAGCGGTTGCCCGTTCCGTACCCGCTGCTGGAAGGCGGACGACGCCTGCGCCGACGTCTTCCCGGCGCCGACCGCGGACGGCTCGCACCGCTGGCACTGCGTACACCCCCAGATCCCCGCACCGGCGGCCACCGCCACGCGGCCCGCTACAAGGAGCAGTTCGTGAAGCCCCGCACCACCCCCTTCTCGGGGGTCATCCCGCCCGTCGTCACCCCGCTCGCCGCTGACGGCACGGTGGACACCGTGTCGTTGGAACGCGTGGTCCGGCACCTCATCGACGGTGGTGTCGACGCGCTGTTCGCGCTGGGCAGCTCGGGCGAGGTCGCCTACCTGACCGACGACCAGCAGGACATCGTCCTCGACGTGGTGGTCAAGACCGCGGCCGGGCAGGTCCCGGTGCTGGCCGGCGCCATCGAGACCACCACCAACAAGGTGATCGAGCGCGCCAGGAGCGCGACCGCGAAGGGTGTCTCGGCGATCGTCGCGACCGCCCCCTTCTACACCCGCACCCACCCCACCGAGATCGACCGGCACTTCCGGCAGATCGCCGCGGCCAGCGAACTGCCTGTGCTCGCCTACGACATACCGGTGTGCGTGCACAGCAAGCTCTCCCGCGAACTGGTCCGCACCCTCGCGGCCGACGGCGTCCTCTCGGGTGTGAAGGACTCCAGCGGCGACGACGTGTCCTTCCGTCAGCTCGCCCTCGACCTGCGCGACCAGTCCGGCTTCGCGCTGCTCACCGGGCACGAGGTCGTCGTCGACGCGATGCTGCTGGGCGGCGCCGACGGCTCGGTCCCGGGCCTGGGCAACGTCGACCCGCACGGCTACCGGCGGCTGCACGACGCCGCCGCGCGCGGCGACTGGGCCACCGCCCGGGCCGAACAGGACCGGCTGGCCCGGCTCTTCGAGATCGTCGCCGTGGCCGACCCGGCCTCCGCCTCCGGAACGGCCGCCGGGCTCGGCGCGTTCAAGACCGCGCTCGCCGTCCTCGGGGTGATCTCCGCGAACACCGTCAGCCCGCCGATGCGCCCGCTGACCGCCGAGGAGACCGACCGCATCACCGCCATCCTCGAACAGGCGGGGCTGCGATGACGCTGCTCGCCGGGGTGGACATCGGCGGCACCAAGACGGCCGCCGCCCTGATCACCCCCGAGGGCACGCTGCTGGAACGCACCTCCCTCGCCACCCCCGCCGCCCAGGGCCCCGCCGCCGTCCTCGACGCGGCGGCCCGGGCGGTGGCCCAGCTGGGCCGGCCGGTGGCGGCGGTCGGCGTCGGCAGCGCGGGCGTCATCGACCCGCACACCGGCCGGGTCCGGTCGGCCACCTCCGCACTGCCCGGCTGGGGCGGCACCGACCTGCGCGGGCTGCTCGCCACCCGGCTCCAGGTCCCCGTCGCGGTGGACAACGACGTCAACGCCCACGCGCTCGGCGAACACTGGCTCGGCCTCGCCGCCGGCCACGGCTGCGTCCTGCTGCTCACCGTCGGCACCGGGGTGGGCGGTTGCCTCCTCGTCGACGGCCGCGTCCACCACGGCGCCGGCGGCGCGGCCGGTGAGGCCGGCCACCTGCCGGTCCCGGCCGCGGCCGGGCTGCCCTGCCCCTGCGGCGGCCACGGCCACGCCGAGGCCGCCGCCTCCGGACCCGCGATGACGGCCGCCTACCGGCAACTCGCCGCCGCATCGGACGCGACCCTTCCGCGGATCAACTCCCTCGCGGAGGAAGGAGATCCGACCGCCCGGACCGTCCTGCGCACCGGCGCCACCGCGCTCGGCGAGGCCATCGGCGGTCTCGTCAACGTCCTCGCCCCCGACCTCGTCATCCTCGGCGGCGGCGTCAGCCGCTCCGGCCCCGTCTGGTGGGACACGCTCCGGGAGACCGTGGCCGCCCACCTGCTACCCGCGGTGGCCGGCACCCCGGTGCGCGCGGGTGCGCTCGGCGACGACGCGGCGCTGTACGGTGCCGCGTTCCTCGGGCGGGAGGTGCTGGCATGAGCGGGCACGACCGTCCCGCCCCTGCGCCCGGGAGCGCCGGGAGCGCCGAGGGACCCGGGGGGCTCGCAGCCACCGGTGGGGCCGCGGCGACCGCCGGAGCCGGCACCGGCAGCACCTACCGGACGGGTCAGGCCCGTGCCGGAATCCTGGAACGGCTGCGCGGACGGCTGATCGTCTCCTGCCAGGCGTACCCGGGGGAGCCGCTGCGGGACCCGCTGATCATGCGTCAGATGTCGCTCGCCGTACTGGAAGGCGGTGCGGCCGGCATCCGCGCCCAGGGTCTCGACGACCTGCGTGCCATCCGCGCGGTGACCGACGTCCCGCTGATCGGCCTCTGGAAGAACGGCACTTCAGGGGTCTACATCACCCCGACTGCGCGGCATGCCCGCGAAGTCGCGGCGACCGGCGCGGACATCGTGGCCGTGGACGCGACTTTCCGTCCGCGGCCCGGCGGCGAGACGTTGGAGCAGACCGTCACCGCCGTACACCAGGTCGGCCGGCTCCTCATGGCCGATGTCTCCAGCTACGAGGAGGGCATCGAGGCGGCCGCCCTCGGTGCCGATGTGGTCGGCACCACCCTGTCCGGTCACGTCGGCGGAGCTCCCCATCCGCAGGGTCCCGACCTCGACCTCGTCGCCCGGCTCAGTGCGGCGCTGTCCGTCCCGGTGCTGGCCGAGGGGCGTATCCACACTCCCGCGCAGGCCCAAGCCGCCCTGGACGCGGGTGCTTTCGCGGTCGTCGTGGGCACGGCCATCACCCACCCGACCAGCCTCACCCGGTGGTTCGCCGAGGGGATGGGGCAGGCCGGCGGATAGCGCGGTCGACAGCCCGGACGACAGCCCGGCGAGCGGTCGGCTCTGCCGGTCCGCGCCGAGAGGTGCCGCGGGCGCTCCGGTCCACCCGGGGTGCCCGCTCACGCACCGCTCAGCTCCAGGAGTTTGACGACCGTGTTCCAGTTGCGCGAGGTCGCGGTCAGACCCAGCCAGCGGTCGGAGAAGCGGGCGGCCAGCTTGGAGTTGCGGATCGAGTCCGGGAAGTGGGCGTAGATCTCCCGCTCACCGGCCCGGAACTCGTCGGGGGCGTAGACGGCCGGGTCCAGGGCCGCCAACTTGTCCCGGGGCGGGGGCCCGGACAAGAAGACGACCACGAACCGCGAGCCGTTCACACCCTCCATCGCGAACGGGTTGGCGTCGACCACGCGTCGCAGGTCCGTCCCCGTCCGGACCAGGCACGCGATGGTCAGCCCCAGCTCGTCGGCGATGCGTTGCTCCAACTCCGCTGCCAGGCGCTGCGGTTCCTCCTCCTTTCCGTGGGTGAAGACGGCGTTGCCGCTTTGCAGGTAGGTGCGCACCGCGGTGCCGCCCATGTCGGTGAGCAGGCCGCGCAGTGTCTCCATGGGGACTCGTGAGTGGCCCCCGACATTGATGCCGCGCAGAAGTGCGACATAGCTGGTGGCGGGCGGTTCCGCGATGTCTGCGGTGGCCGCGGGACCCGCGCTCTTCGGTGAACGTGGCGTACTGGTACTGGGTTTCGTCACCTCCGTAAAGGTAGTGGTGGTGGGCCGCGGCGGGCGGGCGCGCGCGGGCGCGTAAAGAGGGGTGATGCGTGTGTGTGGGGGTGCGGCTCGGGCCGGTGGTGATTCGGGCACCGCCGCGATTCGATCCGCTGTAGGTCTGTTTCTCCTGAATCCATGCGGGTTATGCCGGATGTCCCTCTTTCGAGGGACGAAACGTACGCTGGAACGGTTCGGCACGATCGACGGTCGTTAACTTCGCGGCCATGAGCAGCAGCCCGCAGCGCCCGATCGTCACCGAACTCCGGCTGTCGGCCTTCAAGTCACATCGCGGCGCCACTTTCCCGCTCGAACCGCTCACACTCCTCGCCGGGGCCAGCGGCACGGGCAAGTCGAGCGTCCTCGAAGGTCTGGCCGTGCTCGGCCGGCTCGCGTCCGGAGCAGATCTGCAGGAGGTGTTCGCGGTGTCCGGCACCGGCCGGTCGTTCGTGCGCGGGGGAGCGGCGGCATGCGTGCCGCAGGGCGCGAGGGCCGATGCGCAGGGGCGGCGCGGCTTCCGGATCGGCTGCACCACCAGTGGGCCGCTCGGCCCGGTCCGCCTCGACCTGGCCGTCCAGGTCGAACCCACCCTGCGGATCGTCGGCGAACGGCTCACCGGCTCGGGCGAGACCCTTCTGACCACCGCCCTGCGTGACCCGACCCGGCCGTCCGTGCAGGCCGCCTGGCACACCGCCGGCGCCGTCGCGGTCACCCGCGCGCCCCTTCCCGACGACCGGCTGGCCACGTCGTTGCTGCCGTTGCGGGTCTCCGGGCGTACGGAGGGGCAGCGGCTGGTGCTGTCCGCGGCCGAGCAGCTCGTGGTCGCGCTGCGCGGGGTCTTCCCGATCGCGCCGCGGCCGGAGTTGATGCGCGGCCCCGTCCGGGTCGGCGACGGGCGGCTGCGCGGTTCGTGCGACAACCTGTCCGCGGTGCTGGCCAGGACCGAGCACGAGTGCAGCATCCGGCACGGGATGCTGGTCGGCGCGGTACGCGACGTGTGCAGCGGGCCGGTGCGCGGCCTGACCGCGCTGCCCGCGCTGATGGCGGGCGACGGCCGGGAGCCGCTGGTCGAGGCGGTGATCGCCGCGGTCGACCGCGGCGCGCTCGGTATGGTCCCGGTCGACCGGCTCGGCGACGGGGAACTGCGTTTTCTGGCGATGGCGTTGGTGCTGCTGACCGGACCCGGTGTGCTGGACGTCGACACCAGTACCGAGCATCTGCCGGCCGGGCAGGTGCTGACCGTGGTGGCCGACGGGCTCGACGTCGGTGTCGACCGGCGGCAGGCCCGGGAACTGCTCCGGCTGGCGGGGATCGCCGCCGCGCGGGGCCACATCAGGTTGCTGTGCACCGTGCAGGACCCGGC comes from Streptomyces sp. NBC_00448 and encodes:
- a CDS encoding ABC transporter substrate-binding protein, which translates into the protein MSSRRTPARVDRRAFLRYSGAVGAAAAFTGTLAACGGPSSTTDSGSGSGGGTAGNTITAGISYALSTGFDPMTSSGATPVAANWHVFEGLVDLNPVTLSARPALATAMPAKVDATTYRATLREGATFHDGSAVTSDDVVFSVQRILDPKNASLMAQFLPFLDSARAVDAHTVEFKLKYPFALFPSRISVVKVVPKKIVQADEKAFDAKPVGSGPYSLVSATREDKIVFKKYAKYNGRYPAKAATMTWNLLSDASARVSAMESGRVEAIEDVPYIDMAGLKRKSTVESASSFGNLFLMFNCRKKPFDDPRVRQALHYALDTEKIIATAMSGQATPASGYLQPSHPDYVKASTVYGHDPAKAKALLKAAGVSGLKVTVLTTDTSWVQDIAPLVKESWDSAGIKTTLSIGQSSAQYAKIDTGDYDLLVAPGDPSVFGNDVDLLMRWFYVGTWPETRYHWSGTAKGKQVVSLLDQAARSDDAKARAALWSQVTDIVADQVPLYPILHRKLPTAWNGHALTGFSPVPTTGLSFLGVSPA
- a CDS encoding dipeptide/oligopeptide/nickel ABC transporter permease/ATP-binding protein; protein product: MFLFTGPQRIVAKLSRPGIRFRALPLASRISLVVLLVVALAAVFASFIADNPLTTGIPVQAPSVHHWFGTDRVGRDIFARVVYGSRYSLVIGLGSTAVAVVVGAILGSLAATSPKWGDETVMRVLDVVMSFPPIALAAVLVTVFGSSVPVLIFTIAFVYVPSLARVVRANVLAQYGEDYVAAEKVIGARRAYIVLRHVAVNCAAPVMVFATVLVAEAIIFEASLSFIGAGVQDPEPSWGNVLSYGRQILLSGGWWATFFPGLVLLITVLALNILSEGLTDASASPGAARVEPVATAVAAGGDASQASVEVSAEPVGSVAGAAGAAGAAGGPAKGGVSESGTAPAAKGGAYDDRADVERSLVLLAERMTAHPPVIRPVPADAPDLLTVRDLSIRFPDRYGDVPVVDGISLTVREGETLGLVGESGCGKSITSLAVMGLLARNAEASGTIEYRGQDLLGLAPRQRRALAGSEIAMVYQDAMSSLNPSVLVGRQLRQLTSRGGTRTPAELLELVGLSPERTLRSYPHELSGGQRQRVLIAMALSRSPRLLIADEPTTALDVTVQAQIVELLVRLRDELGFAMILVSHDLALVSGLAHRVAVMYAGQVAETGDTRALLTDPAHHYTRGLLGSVTSLESGAARLHQVHGVVPAPQYFGAGCRFASRCEAATELCRTQAPGLGGRPGADEEPGGEAGRHGFACHHPAEPVLLQRSGR
- a CDS encoding ROK family protein, which encodes MTLLAGVDIGGTKTAAALITPEGTLLERTSLATPAAQGPAAVLDAAARAVAQLGRPVAAVGVGSAGVIDPHTGRVRSATSALPGWGGTDLRGLLATRLQVPVAVDNDVNAHALGEHWLGLAAGHGCVLLLTVGTGVGGCLLVDGRVHHGAGGAAGEAGHLPVPAAAGLPCPCGGHGHAEAAASGPAMTAAYRQLAAASDATLPRINSLAEEGDPTARTVLRTGATALGEAIGGLVNVLAPDLVILGGGVSRSGPVWWDTLRETVAAHLLPAVAGTPVRAGALGDDAALYGAAFLGREVLA
- a CDS encoding DUF1697 domain-containing protein; the encoded protein is MAEPPATSYVALLRGINVGGHSRVPMETLRGLLTDMGGTAVRTYLQSGNAVFTHGKEEEPQRLAAELEQRIADELGLTIACLVRTGTDLRRVVDANPFAMEGVNGSRFVVVFLSGPPPRDKLAALDPAVYAPDEFRAGEREIYAHFPDSIRNSKLAARFSDRWLGLTATSRNWNTVVKLLELSGA
- a CDS encoding N-acetylmannosamine-6-phosphate 2-epimerase, with translation MSGHDRPAPAPGSAGSAEGPGGLAATGGAAATAGAGTGSTYRTGQARAGILERLRGRLIVSCQAYPGEPLRDPLIMRQMSLAVLEGGAAGIRAQGLDDLRAIRAVTDVPLIGLWKNGTSGVYITPTARHAREVAATGADIVAVDATFRPRPGGETLEQTVTAVHQVGRLLMADVSSYEEGIEAAALGADVVGTTLSGHVGGAPHPQGPDLDLVARLSAALSVPVLAEGRIHTPAQAQAALDAGAFAVVVGTAITHPTSLTRWFAEGMGQAGG
- a CDS encoding ABC transporter ATP-binding protein codes for the protein MIRLEDVHVRHRARGGGLFKHDAVHALTAAELTVERGEIVGLVGESGCGKSTLARVLIGLQRPTEGRVLFRGEDLWDMPAARRRTEFGSSVGVVFQDASTALNPRMPVGRILRDPLDVHRRGTVRDRERRVVELLDLVGLPSHTLHALPGRLSGGQRQRVAIARALALGPELIVADEPTSALDVSVRAQVLNLLMDLRAELGLGMVFISHDIQTVRHLSDRLAVLYLGRIVEEGPAEQVSKKPAHPYTESLFSATPSLLETTERIVLNGPVPSATRPPSGCPFRTRCWKADDACADVFPAPTADGSHRWHCVHPQIPAPAATATRPATRSSS
- a CDS encoding dihydrodipicolinate synthase family protein yields the protein MKPRTTPFSGVIPPVVTPLAADGTVDTVSLERVVRHLIDGGVDALFALGSSGEVAYLTDDQQDIVLDVVVKTAAGQVPVLAGAIETTTNKVIERARSATAKGVSAIVATAPFYTRTHPTEIDRHFRQIAAASELPVLAYDIPVCVHSKLSRELVRTLAADGVLSGVKDSSGDDVSFRQLALDLRDQSGFALLTGHEVVVDAMLLGGADGSVPGLGNVDPHGYRRLHDAAARGDWATARAEQDRLARLFEIVAVADPASASGTAAGLGAFKTALAVLGVISANTVSPPMRPLTAEETDRITAILEQAGLR
- a CDS encoding ABC transporter permease gives rise to the protein MFAFLRLALRRVAIMPAMILGITLLVFVVLQFSPADPAYNALGENSTAAARAAFAQANGLNDPLPVRYYHFIVQLLHGNLGVTVPPSQPVAHRIAVAFPLTLQLTLLGLLIAIVLAVLLGVIGAVYRDRWPDHVFRVVSMAGVAVPSFWLGVLLIQRFALDSSWFPTGGYVNPGDSFTGWLRCMTLPSISLAVPVAASLARLIRTSMVTELDRDYVRTATGNGLPPTLVIRSVLRNALVTPLTVLGVKVGYLLSGAVVIETIFDLPGMGKLILEGVTGGDVALVQGTVLTIALAFLVVNVVVDLLYLLVNPRIRTV